Part of the Flavobacterium sp. MDT1-60 genome, CATGGGTGCAAATTTCATTAATTCCTGTTTAGAGCAATTTGCGACAACTTTAAAAGAAGAATTTCAGCAGTCTGATCTCTTTTCAGAGGATGAAAACATTAAAGTAATTATGAGCATTTTATCCAATTATGTTCCGAATTGCCTTGTAAGAGCCGAAGTTTCCTGCCCAGTTAAAGATTTAACTGAGAAACATATTACAGATCCGCAGGATTTTGCCGAGCGATTTGTTCAGGCTGTTCAAATTGCCGAAGTCGAACCTTTTAGAGCTGTAACACATAATAAAGGTATTATGAACGGAGTCGATGCCGTAATTTTAGCCACTGGAAACGATTTTAGAGCAGTTGAAGCTGGTGTTCATGCTTACGCTTCGAGAAATGGTCAATACGCAAGTTTATCACATGCTAAAATAGAAAATGGGATTTTTACTTTTTGGTTAGAAATTCCACTTGCTTTAGGAACTGTTGGCGGACTTACTTCTTTACATCCGTTGGTAAAGCTATGTCTTGAAATGCTTGAAAAACCATCTGCACAAGAATTAATGGAAATCGTTGCGGTTGCAGGTCTGGCACAAAACTTTGCTGCTTTGCGTTCCTTAACAACAACAGGAATTCAGGAAGGACATATGAAAATGCACTTAAACAATATTATCAATCAATTTGAAGCCAACGAAGAAGAACGTCATTTAATTAAATCACATTTTAAGAAAAATGTCGTTTCGCACAGCGCTGTTGTTGAATTTATCGAGAATTTACGAAAATAACCGGATTGAAAAATTCCAAATATTAAAATTTAAATAAATTCCAAATTCCAACCCCTACAATAATTGGAATTTGGAATTTTAAAAATATTGGAATTTCCTTGAAATAATTATAGAATGAAAGAGACCTTTTATAGTAACGGAAAACTTTTAATAACAGGCGAATATCTGGTTTTAGATGGGGCCAAAGCATTTGCATTACCAACAAAATTTGGTCAGGATTTAGTTGTGGAAAATGGCTCAAACCAGGAAATATTATGGAAAAGTTACAATTTTGATGATCACTTGTGGTTCGAAGATACTATTACATTTTCTGAAATAATAAATAATGTTGCGGCAAAAAGCGAAACTGTAAAAACAACCTTAACTAACATTTTACATGAAGCTTATCTTTTAAATCCCGATTTTATCAATAATTCTGAAGGATATAAAATCAGCACTCATCTTACTTTTCCAAAAAACTGGGGATTAGGAACTTCATCTACTTTATTAAATAATGTAGCGCAGTGGACCAAGATTGATGCTTTTACTTTGCTTAAAAACAGTTTTGGAGGTAGTGGCTATGATATTGCCTGCGCTCAAAATAATACTCCTATTATTTATCGATTAGAGCAAAATCTGCCAATCGTAGAAAAGGTAGAATTTAATCCTGAATTTACTAAAAACATATTTTTTGTTTACCTAAATAAAAAACAAAGCAGCAAAATTGCCATCAAAGCTTATTACAACAACAAAAATGAAAATTTAGCAGAAAATATTCAGGATAATAATAAAATTACCAGAGCTATTCTGGAAGCAAAAACACTTAACGAATTTGCACATTTTGTAGAAAAACATGAAATACATTTGAGTAACATTCTGGAATTAAAAACCATTAAGGAAATTGCATTTCCAGATTTCAATGGAGTTGTAAAAAGTCTTGGTGCCTGGGGTGGTGATTTTGTAATGGCAATTTCAAAAGAAAATCCAAAAGAATATTTCACCTCACAAGGATATGAAACAATCCTTACTTATGACGAAATGATTTTGCAGTAATA contains:
- a CDS encoding hydroxymethylglutaryl-CoA reductase, degradative codes for the protein MNNAVAGFSKLSKKEKINWIANEYFSTPNEALNIIRNYWNSDEKLQQLHDEFIENTITNFYIPLGVAPNFLINGKYKTIPMAIEESSVVAAASKSAKYWATRGGFKTTVINTEKIGQVHFTFNGEAEKLQSFFDQIKPKFFSDTQSITKNMQQRGGGILDIKLKDKRSLLENYFQLHATFETKDSMGANFINSCLEQFATTLKEEFQQSDLFSEDENIKVIMSILSNYVPNCLVRAEVSCPVKDLTEKHITDPQDFAERFVQAVQIAEVEPFRAVTHNKGIMNGVDAVILATGNDFRAVEAGVHAYASRNGQYASLSHAKIENGIFTFWLEIPLALGTVGGLTSLHPLVKLCLEMLEKPSAQELMEIVAVAGLAQNFAALRSLTTTGIQEGHMKMHLNNIINQFEANEEERHLIKSHFKKNVVSHSAVVEFIENLRK
- a CDS encoding GYDIA family GHMP kinase, whose translation is MKETFYSNGKLLITGEYLVLDGAKAFALPTKFGQDLVVENGSNQEILWKSYNFDDHLWFEDTITFSEIINNVAAKSETVKTTLTNILHEAYLLNPDFINNSEGYKISTHLTFPKNWGLGTSSTLLNNVAQWTKIDAFTLLKNSFGGSGYDIACAQNNTPIIYRLEQNLPIVEKVEFNPEFTKNIFFVYLNKKQSSKIAIKAYYNNKNENLAENIQDNNKITRAILEAKTLNEFAHFVEKHEIHLSNILELKTIKEIAFPDFNGVVKSLGAWGGDFVMAISKENPKEYFTSQGYETILTYDEMILQ